One genomic region from Eublepharis macularius isolate TG4126 chromosome 18, MPM_Emac_v1.0, whole genome shotgun sequence encodes:
- the CTXN2 gene encoding cortexin-2 produces the protein MSSNYCNNVSVSMSVNEVSTYPLTLEQKTGFAFVGILCVFLGLLIIRCFKILLDPYSSMPSSTWEDEVEGLDKGTFEYALA, from the coding sequence ATGAGCAGTAACTACTGCAACAACGTGTCAGTGAGCATGAGCGTCAACGAGGTGTCCACCTATCCCTTGACTCTGGAACAAAAAACCGGCTTTGCCTTTGTAGGGATCCTGTGTGTCTTCTTGGGACTTCTGATTATCAGATGCTTCAAAATTTTATTAGACCCTTACAGCAGCATGCCGTCTTCCACCTGGGAGGATGAGGTTGAAGGGCTGGATAAGGGGACGTTTGAATATGCTCTTGCATGA